In Nitrosococcus halophilus Nc 4, the genomic stretch AAGTTCCCTCTGCCTTCGGACCCCTACAAGAACTTGAAAGAATGTCTACAATTATAATGAATTCATGTAATTACCAAGAATTGACAGCAGCTAAATTGGGTAGAAGATTTTTTGGATAATGGCAACACCAATACGCATTTGTGGGGTGGGTTCTCCCTTTGGGGATGATCAGATTGGTTGGCAGGCTATTGAGGCTCTAGAGCGGTCAAAAGTATTGGAGGTCCTACCTACTGGCATGGTCACGACCTGCCTTTGTGATCGCCCTGGTCCCCGGTTGTTAGAAATTTTAAAGGGGGCAGAACTAGGCATTATTATTGATGCCATGATGTCTGGTGCCACTCCTGGCACCCTTAAATGTGTCCAGTTCGACTCTCTTTCGGTGTTTGAAAGTCCTTATTCGACCCACGGCTTTGATTTGGCTTCCACCCTGGCTCTAGGGGCAGCCTTGGAGGAGTTGCCTCCCCAGCTCTTTATTTATGGCATTGAGATTGAAGCGCCCACGGTTAACTCACAAAACACTGTTTCTAACCCAGCTTTAGCAGCAGCAATACCAGAATTAATAAAGGCCATTGAGAACACTTTAAAAGTTTTTTGCCAACGCTTCTTTTTAAAGAAACAAAAAGGTTGATTAATGCCTGTTCCCCCGCGAGCCCGAGGCGAGGCCCATGTGCGGGCAGAGCTTTCGATGGTTACCCGCAAAATCTCCTTGCCTGTTCAACAATTTATCTATGCTGAACAGGCCAGTGGCTTGTCGCTGCTCA encodes the following:
- a CDS encoding hydrogenase maturation protease — encoded protein: MATPIRICGVGSPFGDDQIGWQAIEALERSKVLEVLPTGMVTTCLCDRPGPRLLEILKGAELGIIIDAMMSGATPGTLKCVQFDSLSVFESPYSTHGFDLASTLALGAALEELPPQLFIYGIEIEAPTVNSQNTVSNPALAAAIPELIKAIENTLKVFCQRFFLKKQKG